One genomic region from Candida albicans SC5314 chromosome 6, complete sequence encodes:
- the FAT1 gene encoding long-chain fatty acid transporter (Predicted enzyme of sphingolipid biosynthesis; upregulated in biofilm) produces the protein MSGLELAVAAVLGSQLLEAKYLISDDLSLASTVARNALPYLWKSSRGRASYWYSFEDSALRYSNNKALAFPRPKKNPPKPQVDENGYSIYDDQFDLEEFTYKELYDMVLRYSYILKNEYGVTSNDTIGVACMNKPLFIILWLALWNIGALPAFLNFNTKDKPLVHCLKIANVSQVFVDPDCDKPIRDTESQIAEELPNTKIHYIDELALFDRLRLKSTPKHRAKDSTRRPQDTDSSACALIYTSGTTGLPKAGIMSWRKAFMASVIFGHIMKIKENSSVLTAMPLYHSTAAMLGVCPTLIVGGCVTVSQKFSATSFWTQARLCGATHIQYVGEVCRYLLNSKPHPDQDRHNVRIAYGNGLRRDIWSEFKSRFHIDGIGEFYAATESPIATTNLQYGEYGVGACRKYGSIINLFLSTQQKLAKMDPEDESEIWRDPKTGLCTEAAYNEPGELMMRILNPQDIEKSFQGYYGNKSATNSKILTNVFSKGDAWYRSGDLLKMDEDKLLYFVDRLGDTFRWKSENVSATEVENELMGSKTLKQSVVVGVKVPNHEGRACFAVCEPKDELQHEEILKAIHEHVTKSLPSYAQPAFLKIGAIEASHNHKVPKNQFKNQKLPKGEDGKEMIYWLNGDKYTELTEDDWSSICAGKAKL, from the coding sequence ATGTCAGGTTTGGAATTAGCAGTTGCTGCCGTACTTGGTAGTCAATTATTAGAAGccaaatatttgatttcagATGACCTTCTGTTGGCACTGACAGTTGCAAGAAATGCACTTCCATATTTATGGAAATCTTCGAGAGGTAGAGCATCTTATTGGTACTCATTTGAGGATTCTGCTTTGAGatacagcaacaacaaggCATTAGCATTCCCAAGACCTAAGAAGAATCCACCAAAGCCTCAGgttgatgaaaatggaTACAGCATTTATGATGATCAATTTGATCTTGAAGAATTTACTTATAAAGAGTTGTATGATATGGTATTGAGATACTCTTATATCTTGAAGAATGAGTATGGTGTCACATCCAACGATACCATTGGTGTTGCTTGTATGAACAAACCACTTTTCATTATATTATGGTTGGCATTATGGAATATTGGTGCATTACCGgcatttttgaatttcaataCCAAGGATAAACCTTTGGTTCATTGTCTTAAGATTGCCAATGTTAGTCAAGTTTTTGTTGATCCAGATTGTGACAAACCAATTAGAGACACTGAATCCCAAATTGCCGAAGAATTACCAAACACAAAAATACACTACATTGATGAACTTGCCTTGTTTGATCGTTTGAGACTTAAATCTACTCCAAAGCACAGAGCTAAAGATAGCACTAGAAGACCTCAAGATACCGATTCTTCTGCTTGTGCTTTGATTTACACATCTGGTACCACTGGTTTACCTAAAGCAGGGATAATGTCTTGGAGAAAGGCATTTATGGCTTCAGTTATCTTTGGCCACATTATGAAAATCAAGGAAAACTCGAGTGTGTTAACAGCAATGCCATTATACCATTCTACGGCAGCAATGTTGGGGGTATGTCCAACTTTAATTGTAGGCGGGTGTGTTACTGTTTCCCAAAAATTCTCGGCAACATCGTTCTGGACTCAAGCAAGATTATGTGGAGCCACTCATATTCAATACGTTGGTGAAGTTTGTCgttatttattgaattcaaaGCCTCACCCAGATCAAGATAGACATAATGTTAGAATTGCTTATGGTAATGGGTTGCGTCGTGACATTTGGTCTGAATTCAAATCTAGATTCCACATTGATGGAATTGGTGAATTCTACGCTGCCACTGAATCACCAATTGCTACCACTAACTTGCAATATGGTGAATACGGTGTTGGTGCCTGTCGTAAATACGGTTCcatcatcaatttatttttatctacacaacaaaaattagcTAAGATGGATCCTGAAGATGAAAGTGAAATTTGGAGAGATCCAAAGACAGGGTTGTGTACTGAAGCTGCTTACAATGAACCTGGTGAATTGATGATGAGAATTTTAAACCCACAAGATATCGAAAAATCATTCCAAGGTTACTATGGTAACAAATCAGCCACTAACAGTAAAATCCTCACCAACGTGTTCAGCAAAGGTGATGCTTGGTACAGAAGTGGagatttgttgaaaatggATGAAgacaaattattatattttgttgatagATTAGGTGATACATTCCGTTGGAAATCAGAAAATGTGTCAGCCACCGAagttgaaaatgaattgatgGGATCAAAAACCCTTAAACAAtcggttgttgttggtgtcAAAGTTCCAAACCATGAAGGTAGAGCCTGTTTTGCTGTTTGTGAACCAAAAGACGAGTTACAACATGAAGAAATCTTGAAAGCAATACATGAACACGTAACCAAGTCTTTACCAAGTTATGCTCAACCTGCATTCCTTAAAATAGGTGCTATTGAAGCATCTCATAATCACAAGGTGCCAaagaatcaattcaaaaatcaaaaattacCAAAAGGTGAAGATGGTAAAGAAATGATTTACTGGTTGAATGGTGATAAATATACTGAGTTAACTGAAGATGACTGGTCTCTGATTTGTGCTGGTAAAGCTAAATTGTAA
- the PGK1 gene encoding phosphoglycerate kinase (Phosphoglycerate kinase; localizes to cell wall and cytoplasm; antigenic in murine/human infection; flow model biofilm, Hog1-, Hap43-, GCN-induced; repressed upon phagocytosis; repressed in Spider biofilms by Bcr1, Ndt80, Rob1, Brg1), which yields MSLSNKLSVKDLDVAGKRVFIRVDFNVPLDGKTITNNQRIVAALPTIKYVEEHKPKYIVLASHLGRPNGERNDKYSLAPVATELEKLLGQKVTFLNDCVGPEVTKAVENAKDGEIFLLENLRYHIEEEGSSKDKDGKKVKADPEAVKKFRQELTSLADVYINDAFGTAHRAHSSMVGLEVPQRAAGFLMSKELEYFAKALENPERPFLAILGGAKVSDKIQLIDNLLDKVDMLIVGGGMAFTFKKILNKMPIGDSLFDEAGAKNVEHLVEKAKKNNVELILPVDFVTADKFDKDAKTSSATDAEGIPDNWMGLDCGPKSVELFQQAVAKAKTIVWNGPPGVFEFEKFANGTKSLLDAAVKSAENGNIVIIGGGDTATVAKKYGVVEKLSHVSTGGGASLELLEGKDLPGVVALSNKN from the coding sequence ATGTCATTATCTAACAAATTATCAGTCAAAGACTTAGACGTTGCTGGAAAGAGAGTCTTTATCAGAGTTGACTTCAACGTCCCATTGGACGGTAAGACTATCACCAACAACCAAAGAATTGTTGCTGCTTTGCCAACCATCAAATACGTTGAAGAACATAAACCAAAATACATTGTCTTGGCTTCCCACTTGGGTAGACCAAACGGTGAAAGAAACGACAAATACTCATTAGCTCCAGTTGCTActgaattggaaaaattgttgGGTCAAAAAGTCACCTTCTTGAACGATTGTGTTGGTCCAGAAGTCACCAAGGCTGTTGAAAACGCCAAAGATGGTGAAATCTTTTTGTTGGAAAACTTGAGATACCacattgaagaagaaggttCTTCCAAAGACAAGGATGGTAAGAAAGTCAAGGCTGATCCAGAAGCCGTTAAGAAATTCAGACAAGAATTGACTTCATTGGCTGATGTCTACATTAACGATGCCTTTGGTACTGCTCACAGAGCCCACTCCTCTATGGTTGGTCTCGAAGTTCCACAGAGAGCTGCTGGTTTCTTAATGTCCAAAGAATTGGAATACTTTGCTAAGGCTTTGGAAAACCCAGAAAGACCATTCTTGGCCATTTTGGGTGGTGCTAAAGTTTCTGACaagattcaattgattgacaACTTGTTGGACAAGGTTGATATGTTgattgttggtggtggtatgGCCTTCACTTTCAAGAAAATCTTGAACAAAATGCCAATTGGTGATTCTCTTTTCGATGAAGCCGGTGCTAAAAACGTTGAACACTTGGTTGAAAAAGCTAAGAAAAACAATGTTGAATTGATCTTGCCAGTTGATTTTGTCACTGCTGATAAATTCGACAAAGATGCCAAAACTTCTTCTGCTACTGATGCTGAAGGTATTCCAGACAACTGGATGGGTTTGGACTGTGGTCCAAAATCTGTCGAATTGTTCCAACAAGCTGTTGCCAAAGCTAAGACCATTGTTTGGAACGGTCCACCAGGTGTTTTcgaatttgaaaaattcgCCAACGGTACTAAATCCTTATTGGATGCTGCTGTCAAATCTGCTGAAAATGGTAACATTGTTAtcattggtggtggtgatacTGCTACTGTTGCTAAGAAATACGGTGtcgttgaaaaattatcgCACGTTTCtactggtggtggtgcttcattggaattattagaagGTAAAGACTTGCCAGGTGTAGTTGCTCTTTCCAACAAAAACTAA
- a CDS encoding uncharacterized protein (Ortholog(s) have adenyl-nucleotide exchange factor activity, role in cytoplasm-associated proteasomal ubiquitin-dependent protein catabolic process, cytoplasmic translation and cytosolic ribosome, nucleus localization), with product MEKLLHWTIAQQSGDKAALEKIGEPDQKALNQLFGGPDEATLMKESIKVVESTDVSLEDKEIALENFEMLIENLDNANNIGNLKLWNPLIDILAKEDTPVELKVLICGIIGTAVQNNPKSQEDFNETEGLSELIELAQDDKKFELQSKALFAISSFIRNFQPGYAKFEKLQGLKLINFDNKNNKYQLRILSLISSILSNGLDDSLKAQFKEAKLPHYLASVLNEDSNTSLVDKSLNIVSQLNQLNYEFSLEEKYEINRGIQVVEGLSEKLNIDDLNNAKQATSS from the coding sequence atggaaaaattattacatTGGACAATTGCACAACAATCAGGGGATAAAGCAGCTCTTGAAAAGATTGGAGAACCCGACCAAAAGGCActtaatcaattatttggtGGTCCCGATGAAGCCACATTAATGAAGGAAAGTAtaaaagttgttgaatcaACCGATGTTTCATTAGAAGATAAAGAGATTGCCTTGGAAAATTTCGAAATgttgattgaaaatttagataatgcaaataatattggtaatttgaaattatggAATCCATTGATTGACATTTTAGCTAAAGAAGATACCCCTGTTGAATTGAAAGTACTTATTTGTGGAATAATTGGAACCGCTGTACAAAACAACCCCAAATCTCAAGAAGATTTCAATGAAACTGAAGGATTGAGTGAATTGATAGAATTAGCACAAGATgacaaaaaatttgaattacaACTGAAGGCATTGTTTGCtatttcttcatttatCAGAAATTTTCAACCTGGATATGCAAAGTTTGAGAAATTGCAAGGTTTGAAACtcattaattttgataacaagaacaacaagTATCAATTGAgaattttatcattaatatcaTCCATTTTGAGTAATGGGTTAGACGATAGCTTGAAAGCACAATTCAAAGAAGCAAAATTACCTCACTATTTAGCCTCGGTATTGAATGAGGATTCAAACACTAGTTTGGTGGACAAATCTTTAAACATTGTTtctcaattgaatcaattaaacTATGAGTTTAGcttagaagaaaaatatgaaataaATAGAGGAATCCAAGTGGTTGAAGGGTTGAGTGAGAAActtaatattgatgatcTCAATAATGCCAAACAGGCCACATCCTCTTAG
- a CDS encoding uncharacterized protein (Ortholog(s) have crossover junction endodeoxyribonuclease activity and role in DNA repair, DNA topological change, regulation of reciprocal meiotic recombination, resolution of meiotic recombination intermediates) produces the protein MEPTPLIELSDDEDEIDFKVNITRKPISLTTNEPEVIELLSDSCTEDPPILTSIQSSQTKDFRSSPNPKPNQTFISTNNQTSISKPTYTSTEQITDVIVIESDEEETSIVQKISGTSKIVASTRLPSSPVSIANQEPEKTMNDSIVDSSFSFSMDNLVTTIRNGGPKLSSSKPVSQPVSAGSGLSSGPNPVSSSFKMPPFVKWLSSDDDDDDEKEEDPIVPTSQPVPHETNFDAQPAKRSRTVQEPPQSAPKPVKRSKTVDQVIDLPRIDNFQYTSKDLKEANRATRKKEELLAEMELHMAESVYSRLEDLVKDFQSRVIKASYTLPVIFWKRNINAAYDKERDIFIPCHPRRVLEKTFVLYYHASVFFEKLRNHTLKVDVSAAKQQALAITPNEYNVILVVEGYDILLNKIKAYEQRLFKNQVLQGLNVEEQRRRRKDDTEMSKYPSSSEIEHLVNKAQIDLKANIFMVRAKQESIMWLNSFTHMIGQSLYDKFERNQGLANLGNVKSGADTKSTFLQSMKQFNLMTQAKADILYVSHQSLHSMYTKLRSHGTLGKDNLKRNIVPPSVDSSMKKFFTADDPDMVIN, from the exons ATGGAACCAACACCTCTTATTGAATTGAGTGACGATGAAGATGAGATTGATTTTAAAGTGAATATTACAAGAAAACCAATAAGTTTGACAACCAATGAACCAGAAGTGATTGAACT ACTTAGTGATTCATGTACCGAAGATCCTCCTATTTTGACATCAATACAGTCTAGTCAAACGAAAGACTTCCGATCAAGTCCCAACCCgaaaccaaaccaaacaTTCATTTCCACAAACAACCAGACATCAATTTCCAAACCCACATACACTTCAACTGAGCAAATTACAGATGTGATTGTTATAGAAAGTGACGAAGAGGAAACTAGCATAGTGCAGAAAATTAGTGGAACTTCAAAAATAGTGGCGTCAACGCGGTTACCATCGTCTCCAGTTAGCATTGCAAACCAAGAACCAGAGAAAACAATGAATGATTCAATAGTGGATTCTAGTTTTTCGTTTCTGATGGATAATCTTGTAACGACAATCCGTAATGGTGGACCTAAactatcatcatcaaagCCTGTTTCTCAGCCTGTATCAGCTGGATCGGGATTATCATCTGGCCCAAACCCTGTTTCTAGTAGTTTTAAAATGCCACCGTTTGTGAAATGGCTTTCTAgtgacgacgacgacgatgatgaaaaagaagaagatccAATTGTACCTACATCACAACCGGTTCCACatgaaacaaattttgatgCTCAACCAGCAAAAAGATCCAGAACTGTGCAAGAACCACCTCAACTGGCACCAAAACCAGTAAAGCGTTCTAAAACTGTTGATCAAGTAATAGATTTGCCGCgtattgataatttccAGTATACATCAAAGGATTTAAAAGAAGCTAACAGAGCtacaagaaagaaagaagaactTTTAGCAGAAATGGAATTACATATGGCGGAGTCTGTCTATTCTAGATTGGAAGATTTGGTCAAAGATTTCCAACTGCGTGTTATAAAGGCTTCATATACGTTACCAGTGATTTTTTGGAAACGAAATATAAATGCAGCTTATGATAAAGAAAGAGATATATTTATACCGTGCCATCCTAGAAGGGTTCTTGAAAAGacatttgttttgtattaCCATGCATCagtattttttgaaaaactaCGAAACCACACTTTGAAAGTTGATGTATCTGCAGCAAAGCAACAAGCATTGGCAATAACACCAAATGAATATAATGTAATACTTGTGGTTGAAGGGTATGATATACTCttgaacaaaatcaaaGCATATGAACAGagattatttaaaaatcaAGTTCTTCAAGGTTTAAATGTTGAAGAGCaaagaagacgaagaaaAGATGATACGGAAATGTCTAAATACCCGTCCTCGTCAGAGATTGAACATTTAGTCAACAAGGCCCAAATAGACTTGAAGGCAAACATTTTTATGGTAAGAGCAAAACAAGAATCGATTATGTGGCTCAACTCATTTACACACATGATTGGTCAATCGCTATATgacaaatttgaaagaaatcaGGGATTGGCAAATCTCGGAAATGTTAAATCGGGAGCAGATACcaaatcaacttttttgcaatcaatgaaacaattcaatttgatgaCTCAAGCAAAAGCAGATATTTTGTATGTACTGCATCAGTCTCTACATCTGATGTACACCAAGCTTCGATCTCATGGAACGTTGGGCAAAGATAATTTGAAGAGAAACATTGTGCCACCTTCAGTCGATAGTAGTATGAAGAAGTTTTTCACTGCTGATGATCCAGATATGgtcattaattaa
- the SEC8 gene encoding exocyst subunit (Predicted subunit of the exocyst complex, involved in exocytosis; localizes to a crescent on the surface of the hyphal tip) produces MSIRRYSGNSPRINDYDSRTVDESLYSLKEVYNTIKYDWPQMLREDANPIEMAVALLDDTSVGLAHRLQEFNMLKESSEQALRSVVNEHYDLFNKSMGSYNTLLSTMKNSQEDSLEIKNFLEYSNKEVHDRSAVLGELSSASAKYSEMIEVLDAMAEMNEIPGKIDQLVIDKKIHEVYDVISEGYKTAEKYNLWSLPAMNGIKTYLEEQSNKLFDMIIDELQNEIYLKYNRNPQEGAIAWQNIIHSSNPQLTSFVTLLDSKNLEQFIFNSANLDISEVVDFLTSPVKNFIVNQLPDLHAHNSKNDGVIDYKILLDSTSNPNTESFYYIYMLLLTASKLNRLNQAVEVLLDTNQSELHGLINRTTEAVKSRNGHALSKLSKMQHLDHGSLFDVIVHGSFSDSAVVLLQDLFGSIFIRCLATFQRHKVITQIVTLLQEGKAPSTPKAVAESTPTFDSPQMGRPDTFHARNLFTIWKTIQKELKALMLNYIYDDHNYKLHSLADTTGATNRNKISNALGKKELFKFEDVTYNPSNKTTKEILDVLADVFPGYSISDDNNNGAIIETATPYVKHESFNATVEVLVPKNLFNMRIILEFFLIFIDGSQRIFFDFEDEKTRGVHARTSFHFFEDFMKISFLSYLRNTIEFNFGEQVGGAYSMKIEQAMPVNSGLKLDLISLSQDSNFKILGNAVSNVESNLIIYENAYNFKKMFLELCLILNTSLSYRENFSGAVLKTLENFSNEYNKLYQELLSTGEGTNIVRPPSRVSKWMKIPVLTEISGKILQRGVQGETANELQELIESESKVVLHDETVTHQEDLLDHEAYAQIVYLLLTTTWILSWLPLVKKESNYSIYDDEQNKTIKVSTVDKLRYNWSFLENGRQAINFTPDGTDIVQYNIYLALNSEKIGEFNNIIHNFESIRDKTLLALRYELRCKAVYFVTMSFKHVDWCPVTEPGDADHFIVNLNQEIFAMDNKLSKTVSDIERESIFLGFSQFLNDLIITRSKAVRKINSNGIKRILLNISTVQQMLRNLSSNPETIDFTKASEYFEMFTMNEFNLLKFIKSKRDNYTKDAYHTLARLIYSEKLADGNGSSFNKGKYNDLIKKIDGIFD; encoded by the coding sequence ATGTCGATAAGAAGATATTCTGGTAATTCCCCTAGGATCAATGATTATGATCTGCGCACAGTTGACGAATCCCTTTATTCCTTGAAAGAAGTCTACAATACAATAAAATATGATTGGCCTCAAATGCTTCGAGAAGATGCCAATCCAATTGAAATGGCAGTGGCATTGTTAGATGATACTTCAGTTGGGTTAGCCCATAGATTACAAGAATTCAACATGTTGAAAGAGAGTTCCGAACAAGCTTTACGTAGTGTGGTGAACGAACATTACGATTTATTCAACAAAAGTATGGGATCATATAATACCTTACTATCTACAATGAAAAACTCTCAGGAAGACTCTTTGGAAATCAAGAACTTTTTGGAATACTCCAATAAAGAAGTGCACGATCGATCAGCAGTGTTGGGTGAATTGTCACTGGCTTCTGCCAAGTATTCAGAGATGATTGAAGTATTGGATGCAATGGCTGAAATGAACGAAATACCTGGgaaaattgatcaattggtCATTGACAAAAAGATACACGAGGTTTACGACGTGATTTCCGAAGGATACAAAACGGcagaaaaatataatttgtgGTCATTACCGGCAATGAATGGGATAAAAACATATCTTGAAGAACAGTCTAACAAACTATTTGATATGATTATTGATGAACTACAGAATGAGATCTATTTAAAATACAACAGAAACCCACAAGAAGGAGCCATTGCATGGCAGAATATTATTCATTCCAGTAATCCACAATTGACTTCCTTTGTGACTTTGTTAGATCTGAAGAATTTAgaacaatttattttcaattcagcAAATTTGGATATATCGGAAGTGGTCGATTTTTTGACTTCTCcagtgaaaaattttatagTTAATCAATTGCCTGACCTCCATGCTCATAATAGTAAGAATGATGGAGTCATCGATTACAAAATCTTGTTAGACTCAACTCTGAATCCAAACACAGAGTCATTCTATTACATTTATATGCTTTTGCTTACAGCATCCAAACTCAACAGGTTGAATCAAGCAGTTGAAGTTTTACTTGACACTAATCAACTGGAATTGCATGGTCTAATTAACAGAACCACAGAGGCAGTTAAGCTGCGAAATGGGCATGCGTTATCGAAGTTATCTAAAATGCAGCACCTTGATCATGGCTCATTGTTTGACGTTATTGTGCATGGTTCATTTAGTGATTCGGCTGTTGTTCTTTTGCAAGACTTGTTTGGATCAATCTTTATCAGGTGTTTGGCTACTTTCCAAAGACATAAAGTAATAACTCAAATTGTGACATTATTGCAAGAAGGAAAAGCGCCGTCAACACCAAAGGCTGTTGCTGAAAGCACACCTACTTTTGATAGTCCTCAAATGGGGAGACCGGATACTTTCCATGCACGTAATTTGTTTACAATTTGGAAGACAATCCAAAAGGAGTTGAAGGCATTAATGTTGAATTACATTTATGACGACCACAATTATAAGTTACATTCTTTGGCAGACACTACTGGTGCCACCAATCGTAATAAGATTTCAAATGCATTAGGGAAAAAAGAGttgttcaaatttgaagatgTGACTTATAACCCTTCtaataaaacaacaaaagaaattcttGATGTTTTGGCCGATGTGTTTCCCGGATATAGTATTTCGGACGATAATAACAATGGAGCTATTATAGAAACCGCTACTCCGTATGTCAAACATGAGTCATTTAATGCAACTGTTGAAGTGTTGGTTCCCaagaatttgttcaatatgAGAATCAttttagaattttttttaattttcattGATGGGTCacaaagaattttttttgactttgaagatgaaaaaacCAGAGGTGTTCATGCCAGAACatcatttcatttctttgAGGATTTTATGAAAATATCCTTTTTGTCATATTTACGAAACACTATTGAGTTCAATTTTGGAGAACAAGTTGGTGGTGCTTATTCTAtgaaaattgaacaagCAATGCCGGTTAATTCAGGATTAAAACTAGATTTAATATCTTTAAGTCAAgattcaaatttcaaaattcttGGTAATGCAGTTAGCAATGTTGAATCCAATTTGATCATTTATGAAAATGcatataatttcaaaaaaatgtttcTTGAATTGTGTTTAATATTAAACACTTCATTGTCATATCGTGAGAATTTCTCAGGGGCCGTCTTAAAGACGTTAGAGAATTTTTCTAATGAGTACAACAAGTTGTATCAAGAGTTATTGTCCACTGGTGAAGGTACAAACATTGTGCGACCACCTCTGAGAGTAAGTAAATGGATGAAGATACCTGTGTTAACTGAGATCAGTGGTAAAATTCTTCAACGTGGAGTACAAGGTGAAACTGCTAACGAATTACAAGAACTAATTGAATCAGAATCTAAAGTTGTTTTACATGATGAAACCGTGACACACCAAGAAGATTTGTTAGATCACGAGGCATATGCTCAGATTGTGTATTTGTTGTTAACTACCACCTGGATACTTTCTTGGTTACCTTTGGTTAAAAAGGAATCCAATTATAGCatttatgatgatgagCAAAACAAGACTATCAAAGTTTCGACAGTGGACAAATTAAGATACAATTGGTCTTTCTTAGAAAACGGAAGACAGGCAATCAACTTTACCCCAGATGGAACTGATATTGTACAATATAACATTTACCTTGCCTTGAATTCagaaaaaattggtgagtttaataatattatccATAACTTTGAATCGATTAGAGACAAAACCTTGTTGGCCTTGAGATATGAATTGAGGTGTAAAGCAGTATATTTTGTCACTATGTCTTTTAAACACGTTGATTGGTGTCCTGTAACTGAACCAGGCGATGCTGATCATTTTATTGTCAATTTGaatcaagaaatatttGCCATGGATAATAAGTTATCTAAAACTGTTAGTGACATTGAACGAGAAAGTATATTTCTTGGGTTTTCTCAATTCcttaatgatttgataatcACTAGATCCAAAGCTGTGAGAAAGATTAATAGCAATGGTATTAAGAGAATATTGTTAAACATTTCAACAGTACAACAAATGTTAAGAAACTTATCGTCTAATCCAGAGACAATTGATTTCACAAAGGCATctgaatattttgaaatgttTACTATGaatgaattcaatttacttaaatttatcaagaGCAAACGAGACAACTACACTAAAGACGCATACCATACATTGGCAAGATTGATTTATAGTGAAAAATTGGCTGATGGTAATGGTTCACTGTTCAATAAAGGGAaatataatgatttgattaagaaaattgacggaatatttgattag
- the CTR1 gene encoding high-affinity Cu transporter (Copper transporter; transcribed in low copper; induced Mac1, Tye7, macrophage interaction, alkaline pH via Rim101; 17-beta-estradiol repressed; complements S. cerevisiae ctr1 ctr3 copper transport mutant; flow model/Spider biofilm induced): protein MEFLKRHEGHMHMSDSATSMVTSATSAVMDMASATMSMTMSSSTSSSSGMAMEGMDHGSSHMAMNMWLTASFKDYPVVFKDLRASTKAQAFGIFVLLFFVAFLARMLEFVRNYLEEIVWKNNNYAEVEQGISQHSANLQSPPVKSCCDDNAKEVVSDESIDKQNSPQHEETTKARGTGKSLSLASTISRDIIRLALCIIPDLFAYSLMLAAMTYTLTYFFAVVIGSGVGRFVAERLMEHYRIKRGPPRNCC from the coding sequence ATGGAATTCTTAAAAAGACACGAAGGTCATATGCATATGAGTGATTCAGCCACATCAATGGTAACGTCGGCCACTTCAGCTGTTATGGACATGGCTTCAGCAACAATGAGCATGACAATGTCATCTTCTACTTCCTCATCATCGGGTATGGCTATGGAAGGTATGGACCACGGTTCTTCTCACATGGCAATGAACATGTGGCTTACAGCTTCATTTAAGGATTATCCTGTTGTGTTCAAAGATTTAAGAGCTAGCACCAAAGCTCAAGCTTTTGGGATATTTGTGTTGTTATTCTTTGTTGCCTTCCTTGCTAGAATGTTGGAATTTGTTCGAAACTAtcttgaagaaattgtttggaaaaataataattatgcCGAAGTAGAACAAGGGATTTCTCAACATAGTGCCAATTTACAATCACCACCCGTCAAATCCTGCTGTGATGATAATGCAAAAGAAGTTGTTTCGGATGAAAGtattgataaacaaaattcCCCACAACATGAAGAAACCACAAAAGCTCGTGGAACCGGtaaatcattatctttGGCATCAACTATTTCTAGAGATATTATTAGACTTGCATTATGTATTATTCCAGATTTGTTTGCTTACTCCTTGATGTTGGCTGCTATGACCTACACTTTGACTTATTTCTTTGCCGTGGTTATTGGCTCCGGTGTTGGAAGATTTGTTGCTGAAAGATTAATGGAACACTACAGAATTAAAAGAGGTCCTCCTAGAAATTGTTGCTAA